The window CGCCGACACCGCGTTCGTCGCGCGCCTCGGCGCAACCCCGCTCGCCGCGCTCGGCGTGGCGACGGTGCTGCTGTCGAGCATCTTCTGGGTGTTCAACTTCCTCGGCATCGGCACGCAGACGGCGGTCGCGCGCGCGCACGGCGGACGGCAGCCGCGCGACGCGGCGGAGGCGATCGCGACCGCGCTGCTCACGGCGCTCGTGCTCGGCACGACGCTCGCGATCGTCGCCTGGCCGTTTCTCGATGCGCTCGTGCAGTTCATGGGCGCGGGCGGCGAGCTGCGCGCCGACGCGATCGCGTACCTGCGCATCCGCTTTCTCGGCGCGCCGGCGGTGCTGGTCACGATCGTCGCGTTCGGCGCGCTGCGCGGCGTGCAGGACATGCGCACGCCGCTGCGGATCGCGGTCGCGGTGAACGTGGCGAACGTCATCCTGGACGCGCTGCTGATCTTCGGCGCGGGTCCGGTGCCCGCGCTCGGCGTCGCGGGCGCGGCGTGGGCGACGACGGTGAGCCAGGTGGCCGGAGCGGTGTGGGCCGTCCTCGCCGCGCGGCGCGTGCTCGGGCCGCTCGCGCGCGTCCGCCTCCGCGGCGTGCTCGCGCTGCTCGTCGTCGGGCGCGACCTCGTCCTGCGCACCGGCCTGCTGCTGCTTTTCGTGCTGCTCGCGACGCGCGCGGCGACGCTCGCCGGGCCGGACTCCGGCGCCGCGCACCAGGCGATCCGCCAGGTGTGGATGCTGACCGCGCTCGTGCTCGACGCCTACGCCGCGACCGCGCAGACGCTCGTCGGCTACTTCCTCGGCGCGCGGCGGACGGCCCTCGCACGGCGCGTCGCCGCCGTCGGCTGCCGCTGGGGCGTCGCGACGGGCGTGCTGCTCGCGGTGGCGATGCTCGCGTCGCGCGAGCAGGTCGCGTGGCTGCTCGTCCCGACCGCGGCGCAGGCGGCGTTCGCGTCGGCGTGGACGGTCGCGGCGCTCGCGCAGCCGCTCAACGCGCTGTCGTTCGTCACCGACGGCGTGCACTGGGGGACGGGCGACTTCCGCTGGCTGCGCAACGCGATGCTGCTCGCGACCGCGAGCGGCGCCGTGGCGCTCGCCATGATCGACGTGCACGGCGCGCGCGCGCTGCTCGACGTGTGGCTCGTGACCGCGGCGTGGATCGCGATCCGCGCCGCGTTCGGCATCGTGCGCGTGTGGCCGGGTGTCGGCAGCGCGCCGCTCGCTCGATTCTGATTTGCGCCGCCGCCGCCTTTCCGTCCTCACCGGCCGCGGGTACAATGCAGTGTCCCGCCCCTTGCGCGTGTCTCGCGCCGGACCGGATCCGGGCGGAGCGACCTGCGATGTCCCGCTTGTTGATCGTGTCGAATCGCCTGCCCTTGACGCTCAAGACCGAGGGCGAGGTGACGCGCGTCGAGCGCAGCGCGGGCGGACTTGCGACCGGGCTCGCCGGACCGCACGCGCGCTCCGACGGGCT is drawn from Candidatus Binatia bacterium and contains these coding sequences:
- a CDS encoding MATE family efflux transporter; amino-acid sequence: MSAPSAPRTPSTLDERNDADEHAFVRHPHRTMLALSFPVLLSLIAEPLTGLADTAFVARLGATPLAALGVATVLLSSIFWVFNFLGIGTQTAVARAHGGRQPRDAAEAIATALLTALVLGTTLAIVAWPFLDALVQFMGAGGELRADAIAYLRIRFLGAPAVLVTIVAFGALRGVQDMRTPLRIAVAVNVANVILDALLIFGAGPVPALGVAGAAWATTVSQVAGAVWAVLAARRVLGPLARVRLRGVLALLVVGRDLVLRTGLLLLFVLLATRAATLAGPDSGAAHQAIRQVWMLTALVLDAYAATAQTLVGYFLGARRTALARRVAAVGCRWGVATGVLLAVAMLASREQVAWLLVPTAAQAAFASAWTVAALAQPLNALSFVTDGVHWGTGDFRWLRNAMLLATASGAVALAMIDVHGARALLDVWLVTAAWIAIRAAFGIVRVWPGVGSAPLARF